A single Stutzerimonas stutzeri DNA region contains:
- a CDS encoding response regulator, whose product MTELKRILHVEDDPSIQAVVKVALEAIGGYQVLSCSSGRQALEEVERFVPHFILLDVMMPGMGGTETLTRLGERVDLAQVPVVFMTAKVQPGEIEHLRKLGARDVIVKPFDPMRLASQIQAIWDAGGA is encoded by the coding sequence ATGACCGAGCTGAAACGGATTCTGCACGTCGAGGACGACCCGTCCATCCAGGCCGTCGTCAAGGTCGCACTGGAGGCCATCGGCGGTTATCAAGTGCTGTCCTGCTCCTCCGGGCGGCAGGCGCTGGAAGAGGTCGAGCGGTTCGTGCCGCACTTCATTCTGCTCGATGTGATGATGCCCGGCATGGGCGGCACCGAGACCCTCACCAGGCTCGGCGAGCGGGTTGATCTGGCCCAGGTGCCGGTGGTTTTCATGACCGCCAAGGTCCAGCCGGGCGAGATAGAGCATCTACGCAAACTCGGTGCACGCGACGTGATCGTCAAGCCTTTCGATCCGATGCGCCTGGCCAGCCAGAT